In Mus musculus strain C57BL/6J chromosome 1, GRCm38.p6 C57BL/6J, a single genomic region encodes these proteins:
- the Phf3 gene encoding PHD finger protein 3 isoform X4, whose amino-acid sequence MDEGVVKESGNDTIDEEELILPNRSLRDRVEDNSVRSPRKSPRLMAQEQVRSLRQSTIAKRSNAATLSTKKPSGKTLSTSKVGVKPAERCQGKEEVYASLKSEHPKESRRSGRHAEQMDVAPEVSASSVDSSVSSCAGMKEEAEFDPKHACNNQGEVNVPSPELDCPLLSETSASVEEKNIEALMECKAKTNSSPLFKFPVREDEQSDLVSGELNDTIEGKDAGGKPDQESEEVKFPCEGDQTAEEPESSDVSSDSACANKNKAEKNEGAECHLELKNTVDIVDKPENSPQRNELETLGYGEDTESNDARLQSTEFNKSDLEEVDACAFEPEASTLENTICDVLDQNSKQLNITQSIKMETANLQDDRSGLEPKNIKPKHIKSVTHSKQSMTTETPRKTVAAKHEVGHSKTKSNVKAVKRNSGEPEPQPDSQRPVKVRKKQGDKVWKSQSCNSGVKSVKSQAHSVLKRMPQDQNTMQISKPLTHPHSDKLHGHSGFSKEPPHPVQTGHLVHSSQKQSQKPQQQAAVGKGSSHVKDEHDHPVSEHLKEDDKLKPRKPDRNLQPRQRRSSRSFSLDEPPLFIPDNIATVKKEGSDQTTSIESKYMWTPSKQCGFCKKPHGNRFMVGCGRCDDWFHGDCVGLSLSQAQQMGEEDKEYVCVRCCAEEDKKTDILDTEIFEAQAPIEAHSEDKRMECGKLTSSKHAVTDDKHRHSDDPGKHKVKILKRESGEGKTSSDSRDNEIKKWQLAPLRKLSQPHLPRRSSEEKSEKIAKESTALASTGERVARSGTHEKQETKKKKMEKGGPNVHPPAATSKPSADQIRQSVRHSLKDILMKRLTDSNLKIPEEKAAKVATKIEKELFSFFRDTDAKYKNKYRSLMFNLKDPKNNILFKKVLKGEVTPDHLIRMSPEELASKELAAWRRRENRHTIEMIEKEQREVERRPITKITHKGEIEIESDAPMKEQEAAIEIQEPSANKSMEKPDVSEKQKEEVDSTSKDTTSQHRQHLFDLNCKICIGRMAPPIDDLSPKTVKVVVGGARKHSDNEAESLADALSSTTNILTSDLFEEEKQESPKSTFSPTPRPEMPGTVEVESTFLARLNFIWKGFINMPSVAKFVTKAYPVSGSPEYLTEDLPDSIQVGGRISPQTVWDYVEKIKASGTKEICVVRFTPVTEEDQISYTLLFAYFSSRKRYGVAANNMKQVKDMYLIPLGAADKIPHPLVPFDGPGLELHRPNLLLGLIIRQKLKRPHSASAGPSHTGETPESAPIVLPPDKKGKMESCTEEAAEEESDFFNSFTTVLHKQRNKPSQPLQEDLPTAAEPLMEVTKQEPPKPLRFLPGVLIGWDNQPSTLELANKPLPVDDILQSLLGTTGQVYEQAQPLVEQSTLKEIPFINDQANPKVEKIDKVEVTEGDAKEIKVKAENISVSTSKNSGEETSSVGSSSISPGPLASLSLRGKPPDVSTEAFLTNLSIPSKQEESVENKERTLKRLLLQDQENSLQDNRTSSDSPCWPGTGKGGMDGDGSGSGSGSGSGSEGPVANTRAPQFINLKRDPRQAAGRSQQTASESKDAESCRNGDKHAASAPPHNKEPLAEAVGGEGKLPSQEKSSCVEQNDDSEAAPNSSSVENLNSSQAEQANPSQEDVLTQNIETVHPFRRGSAPTSSRFEGGNTCQSEFPSKSVSFTCRSSSPRASTNFSPMRPQQPNLQHLKSSPPGFPFPGPQNFPPQNMFGFPPHLSPPLLPPPGFGFPQNPPMVPWPPVHVPGQPQRMMGPLSQASRYMGPQNFYQVKDIRRPERRHSDPWGRQDQQQPDRPFNRGKGDRQRFYSDSHHLKRERHDKDWEQESERHRHRDRSQERDRDRKSKEEAAAHKDKERPRLSHGDRAPDGKASRDGKSADKKPDRPKGEDHEKEKERDKSKHKEGEKDRERYHKDRDHTDRVKSKR is encoded by the exons ATGGATGAAGGAGTTGTTAAAGAAAGTGGTAATGATACCATTGATGAAGAAGAATTGATTTTACCTAACAGGAGTTTGAGGGACAGAGTAGAAGACAATTCAGTAAGATCACCAAGAAAATCACCTCGTTTAATGGCACAAG AACAAGTAAGAAGTTTGCGACAAAGCACTATTGCCAAGCGTTCAAATGCAGCAACTCTAAGCACAAAAAAGCCATCTGGGAAGACCTTATCTACCTCTAAAGTAGGGGTGAAGCCAGCAGAAAGATGTCAGGGTAAAGAAGAAGTTTATGCCTCACTGAAATCTGAACACCCTAAGGAGAGTAGAAGGAGTGGCCGGCATGCTGAACAGATGGACGTGGCGCCAGAAGTCTCAGCATCTTCAGTTGATTCTTCAGTGTCGTCTTGTGCTGGAATGAAGGAGGAggctgagtttgatcccaaacATGCATGCAATAATCAGGGTGAAGTGAACGTGCCATCTCCTGAGTTAGATTGTCCACTTCTCTCAGAGACTAGTGCTAGTGTGGAAGAGAAGAACATTGAGGCTCTGATGGAATGTAAAGCTAAGACTAACAGTAGCCCGTTATTTAAGTTTCCAGTTAGAGAAGATGAGCAGAGTGATCTTGTTTCGGGTGAACTGAATGACACCATTGAAGGAAAGGATGCAGGGGGAAAACCTGATCAAGAATCAGAGGAGGTGAAGTTTCCCTGCGAAGGTGACCAGACGGCCGAGGAACCCGAATCTTCTGATGTGTCTAGTGACTCTGCTTGTGCCAATAAAAATAAGGCAGAAAAGAATGAAGGGGCAGAATGTCATTTGGAATTGAAGAATACTGTGGATATTGTTGATAAACCTGAGAACTCACCTCAGAGAAATGAGTTGGAAACACTGGGCTATGGTGAGGACACGGAGTCTAATGATGCTCGGTTACAGAGCACAGAGTTCAATAAGTCAGATTTGGAGGAAGTTGATGCTTGTGCTTTTGAACCGGAAGCTAGCACTTTAGAAAATACTATTTGTGATGTTCTTGACCAAAATTCAAAGCAATTGAATATTACTCAAAGTATTAAAATGGAAACAGCCAATCTTCAGGATGATAGAAGTGGTTTAGAGCCCAAAAACATAaaacccaaacacataaaatctGTAACTCATTCTAAACAAAGCATGACCACAGAGACACCCAGAAAAACTGTGGCAGCAAAGCATGAAGTAGGTCATAGCAAAACTAAATCTAATGTCAAGGCTGTGAAGCGAAATTCTGGTGAGCCGGAACCCCAGCCTGATTCTCAGAGGCCAGTCAAAGTGAGAAAAAAACAAGGTGATAAGGTTTGGAAGAGTCAGAGTTGTAATTCTGGAGTTAAATCTGTGAAAAGCCAAGCTCATTCTGTATTGAAAAGAATGCCCCAGGATCAAAACACAATGCAGATTTCCAAACCTTTAACTCATCCTCATAGTGATAAGCTTCATGGTCACTCTGGCTTCTCTAAGGAGCCTCCCCATCCTGTACAAACTGGACACTTGGTGCATTCCAGTCAAAAACAGAGCCAGAAGCCTCAGCAGCAGGCAGCTGTGGGGAAGGGCAGTAGCCATGTGAAGGATGAGCATGACCATCCAGTCAGTGAGCATCTTAAGGAGGACGATAAACTGAAGCCAAGAAAACCTGATAGGAACCTGCAGCCTCGCCAAAGGAGAAGCAGCCGAAGTTTTTCTCTGGATGAGCCTCCATTGTTCATCCCAGACAACATAGCTACTGTAAAAAAAGAAGGGTCAGATCAGACCACCTCAATTGAAAGCAAATATATGTGGACTCCAAGCAAGCAATGTGGGTTTTGCAAAAAACCACATggcaacag GTTTATGGTCGGCTGTGGGAGATGTGATGACTGGTTTCATGGAGACTGTGTTGGATTAAGTCTTTCTCAAGCACAGCAAAtgggagaggaagacaaagaatATGTTTGTGTAAGGTGCTGTGCTGAAGAAGATAAAAAGACTGACATACTAGACACAGAGATTTTTGAAGCCCAAGCTCCCATCGAAGCCCACAGCGAAGATAAAAGGATGGAGTGTGGAAAGCTGACATCATCGAAGCACGCAGTCACTGACGATAAACACAGACACTCAGATGACCCTGGGAAGCACAAGGTCAAAATTTTAAAACGG GAGTCTGGTGAGGGAAAAACTTCCTCTGACAGTAGagataatgaaattaaaaaatgGCAGCTAGCCCCTCTTCGCAAGTTGAGCCAACCACATTTACCTCGGAGATCATCagaagaaaaaagtgaaaaaatagcAAAGGAATCTACAGCTCTTGCCTCTACAGGAGAGAGAGTGGCGAGATCAG GTACTCATGAGAAGCaagagacaaaaaagaagaaaatggaaaagggtGGACCTAATGTGCACCCGCCTGCTGCTACTTCCAAGCCTTCTGCAGATCAGATCAGACAGAGTGTCCGACATTCTCTCAAAGATATTCTTATGAAAAG acTTACAGATTCAAACCTGAAGATCCCAGAGGAAAAGGCAGCAAAGGTTGCcacaaaaattgaaaaagaacttttctctttttttcggGACACGGATGccaagtataagaataaatatagAAGCTTGATGTTTAATCTAAAAGATCCTAAAAACAAT ATATTATTTAAGAAAGTTCTAAAAGGAGAAGTAACCCCTGATCATCTTATAAGAATGAGCCCAGAAGAACTAGCCTCCAAAGAGCTGGCTGCGTGGAGACGAAGGGAGAACAGACAC aCCATAGAGATGATTgagaaggaacagagagaagTGGAAAGACGACCAATCACGAAAATAACTCACAAAGGTGAGATAGAAATCGAGAGTGACGCCCCGATGAAGGAGCAGGAAGCAGCCATCGAGATCCAG GAACCGTCAGCTAATAAGTCAATGGAGAAGCCAGATGTGtctgagaaacaaaaagaagaggttGACTCCACATCTAAAGACACCACTAGTCAACACAGACAGCATCTCTTTGACCTGAACTGCAAAATATGCATAG GTCGAATGGCACCACCTATAGATGATCTTTCTCCAAAAACTGTGAAAGTTGTTGTAGGAGGAGCCCGGAAACACTCAGACAACGAAGCAGAGAGTCTAGCAGATGCGTTGTCTTCAACTACGAAtattctgacctctgacctctttgAGGAGGAAAAGCAAGAATCTCCCAAGTCAACGTTTTCCCCCACTCCACG GCCAGAGATGCCTGGAACTGTGGAAGTTGAGTCAACCTTTCTGGCTCGATTGAACTTCATCTGGAAAGGTTTTATCAATATGCCCTCTGTGGCAAAGTTTGTTACCAAAGCCTACCCCGTGTCTGGATCCCCTGAGTACTTGACAGAG GACCTACCAGACAGCATTCAAGTAGGTGGCAGGATATCGCCTCAGACAGTTTGGGATTATgtggaaaaaataaaagcatcaGGCACCAAG GAAATCTGTGTGGTTCGCTTCACACCAGTAACTGAAGAAGATCAGATTTCTTACACTTTGCTGTTTGCGTACTTCAGTAGCAGAAAGCGCTATGGTGTGGCTGCTAACAACATGAAGCAGGttaaagacatgtacctcattCCATTGGGCGCTGCAGATAAAATCCCACACCCTCTTGTGCCTTTTGATGGACCTG GACTTGAGCTGCACAGACCTAATCTGTTGTTGGGCCTGATTATCCGTCAGAAGCTGAAGCGGCCGCACAGCGCTAGTGCAGGCCCCAGTCACACAGGCGAGACTCCTGAGAGCGCCCCAATAGTGTTGCCCCCCGACAAGAAAGGTAAAATGGAGTCATGCACAGAGGaagcagcagaggaagagagtgacTTTTTCAATTCCTTTACAACTGTGTTACACAAGCAGAGAAATAAGCCCTCACAGCCTCTTCAGGAAGACCTGCCAACAGCAGCTGAACCTCTGATGGAAGTCACCAAGCAGGAGCCACCAAAACCCTTAAGGTTCCTTCCTGGGGTCCTGATTGGCTGGGACAATCAACCTTCTACTCTGGAATTAGCAAATAAGCCTCTTCCTGTGGATGACATACTCCAAAGCCTTTTGGGCACCACTGGTCAAGTATATGAGCAGGCTCAGCCACTTGTAGAACAAAGCACTCTTAAAGaaattccttttataaatgatCAAGCTAACCCAAAAGTAGAGAAAATAGATAAAGTGGAGGTGACTGAAGGTGACGCCAAGGAGATAAAAGTTAAAGCAGAAAATATTTCAGTGTCTACAAGTAAAAACTCAGGAGAAGAGACTTCATCGGTAGGTTCATCTTCCATTTCTCCAGGGCCTTTGGCAAGTCTCAGTCTGAGAGGGAAACCACCAGATGTTTCTACAGAAGCATTCTTAACAAATTTATCAATTCCCTCAAAACAAGAGGAAAGTgtggaaaacaaagagagaacatTAAAAAGACTGCTGCTCCAAGATCAAGAGAATAGTTTGCAAGACAATAGGACTTCAAGTGACTCTCCCTGCTGGCCTGGCACTGGGAAGGGAGGCATGGATGGGGATGGGAGCGGGAGCGGGAGCGGGAGCGGGAGCGGCAGTGAGGGTCCAGTGGCTAACACAAGAGCCCCACAGTTTATCAACCTGAAAAGGGACCCTAGGCAAGCAGCAGGACGAAGTCAGCAGACAGCTTCTGAAAGCAAGGATGCAGAGAGCTGCAGAAATGGAGACAAGCATGCTGCGTCTGCTCCACCACACAACAAAGAGCCCTTAGCAGAGGCTGTCGGTGGAGAGGGAAAGCTGCCTTCGCAGGAGAAGAGCTCATGTGTAGAGCAGAACGACGATTCGGAAGCTGCACCAAACTCATCCTCAGTAGAAAACTTAAATTCGTCACAAGCAGAACAAGCCAATCCTTCACAAGAGGATGTTTTAACACAAAATATTGAAACGGTCCACCCGTTTAGAAGAGGATCGGCTCCAACATCATCTCGTTTTGAAGGTGGAAATACCTGCCAATCAGAATTTCCGTCTAAAAGCGTTAGCTTTACTTGCAGGAGTAGCAGCCCTCGCGCGAGTACAAACTTTTCACCTATGAGGCCACAGCAGCCCAATCTCCAGCACCTCAAGTCCAGTCCTCCTGGATTCCCATTTCCAGGACCCCAAAACTTCCCTCCGCAAAATATGTTTGGATTCCCACCACATTTGTCACCTCCGTTACTTCCCCCTCCAGGCTTCGGCTTCCCTCAAAATCCCCCCATGGTTCCTTGGCCACCTGTTCATGTCCCAGGCCAACCACAACGCATGATGGGGCCCCTTTCACAAGCATCACGGTACATGGGCCCACAAAATTTTTATCAGGTAAAAGATATTCGGAGACCAGAAAGGCGCCATAGTGACCCATGGGGTAGGCAAGACCAACAACAACCAGATAGGCCATTTAATAGGGGTAAAGGGGACCGACAGAGATTTTACAGTGATTCGCACCACTTGAAAAGAGAGCGTCACGACAAGGATTGGGAGCAGGAATCCGAaaggcacagacacagagacagaagccaagaaagggacagagacagaaaaagcaaAGAGGAAGCAGCGGCACACAAAGACAAGGAGAGACCGCGGCTCTCACACGGCGACCGGGCACCAGATGGGAAAGCAAGCAGAGATGGTAAGAGTGCAGACAAGAAACCGGACAGGCCTAAAGGCGAAGACCacgaaaaggagaaagagagagacaagagcaagcacaaagaaggggagaaggacagagagcGGTA